GCAACAGCCATATCGGCCTTTTCCACCAGCAGCTTGGAAAATTCCAGCGAACCGAGATGGCGGAATTTTTCGGGAATTTTTGCCCAGGCAAACATCGTTGCCGCCGGTGGCGGCACCTCGAAACCGGCCTTGCCGAAGCTTTCGACCAGCACGTCACGGCGGCGCTTGTAGATATTGCGCACTTCGGCAACATCCGTGCCATCGCCATTCAGCGCATGGGTAGCGGCCACCTGGATCGGCGTGAACGCACCGTAATCCAGGTAGGATTTCACACGGGCCAAGGCACTGATCAGCCGTTCATTGCCGACGGCAAAGCCCATGCGCCAGCCGGGCATGGAGAAGGTCTTCGACATCGAGGTGAACTCCACCGCGACATCCATGGCTCCAGGCACTTCCAATACCGATGGCGGCGGATTGCCATCGAAATAGATTTCCGAATAGGCGAGATCCGACAGCACGATCAGCTCATGCTTCTTGGCAAAGGCGATCACGTCCTTGTAGAAATCCAGCGAGGCGACCCGCGCCGTCGGATTGGACGGATAATTGATAATCAGTGCCAGAGGCTTCGGAATAGAGTGGCGCACCGCACGCTCCAGCGGCGGGAAGAAGGTTTCATCCGGCTCGACCGGGATGGAGCGAATCACGCCGCCGGTCATCAGGAAGCCAAAGGCATGAATCGGGTAAGTCGGATCGGGGCAAAGGATCACGTCGCCTGGCGCGGTGATCGCCTGCGCCATATTGGCAAAGCCTTCCTTCGATCCCAGCGTCGCGACAACCTGAGTTTCGGGGTTGAGCTTCACATTG
This region of Agrobacterium vitis genomic DNA includes:
- a CDS encoding LL-diaminopimelate aminotransferase, which encodes MEEFHKVRRLPPYVFEQVNRLKASARAGGADIIDLGMGNPDLPTPQNIVDKLCEAVQDPRTHRYSSSKGIPGLRRAQAAYYARRFNVKLNPETQVVATLGSKEGFANMAQAITAPGDVILCPDPTYPIHAFGFLMTGGVIRSIPVEPDETFFPPLERAVRHSIPKPLALIINYPSNPTARVASLDFYKDVIAFAKKHELIVLSDLAYSEIYFDGNPPPSVLEVPGAMDVAVEFTSMSKTFSMPGWRMGFAVGNERLISALARVKSYLDYGAFTPIQVAATHALNGDGTDVAEVRNIYKRRRDVLVESFGKAGFEVPPPAATMFAWAKIPEKFRHLGSLEFSKLLVEKADMAVAPGIGFGEQGDDYVRIALVENEHRIRQAARNLKRFLSTADDTLHNVVSLNAHR